ATGAAGCACCTATGCTaccatgaggaccagagttcggatGCCCTTAACCACATGAAAGTTAGGTGGGTGTGGTGggcacctgtaatctcagggcttgagaggtagagacaggaaatcCACAAGGCAAGTAGTTAGCTAGACTGCCCAAGTTAAAGACTCCATGTTCCTCAAGACACTGAAgtcacatacatgtgaacacatacacatatgtacgcACGCATCCCTGTCCCATTGTTTACTGAACAACCTTGAAGAACTCAGTTTAACCCTCTAGGCCTCCCTTTCTTCATCTGACAACTGGGAACAACGAAATCTCTGGCAGAGGCTGTTTATTCCCTCTGGACCTGCATCCTCTGACCCCAGCATGGCAGGAAACCCTGGTATCATCACACCCACTTCACAGATGGGAAAGACGAGCTCTGAAGAGATAagctctgctgtgctgctgtggttaCGCAGAACTGGACTGTGCTCTACTGACAGTAATCTTAGTTCTGAGGAACAAAACCCCACAGCATCGGTACCTAGCCAGCTCTGAGCACGTGGCGGAAGAGCATCTGTCTTGCCTGCTCACTCCTCCAGGTTTGAGGGTAGAAGGCAGACCCTCCTTGGCCAGAACTGCCCATCCAGGCAACACTGGACATGAAGGACCAGGGACAGATGACTCTGACACTCACCGTGCTCCGACTCGCTCACCAGCTTGGAAAGCTTGGCCCGGATGACAGGTGTAATCATCAGTGACAGGAAAAGCAAGCCATATCCTGCGAGAGAAACACTGGTCAGGAAAGAGCCATCAAGGACGGGTGTCCTGAAGCAGCTGGGTTCCTACATACAGCCCAGGAAGGGCAGATGTGGACCCGAGGAAAGGACAGCAGTTTCCCCAGCTCACGGCTCATCTGCTCACTCTTTCTACCAACTGCTTCCTCAGAACACCTCCAGTGGCCACGTGGCACTATGGGGGAGATGACAGGACCCAGAAAATGAGTATAGGCTTTGGGGTTGGCCCGAGTTCAAACCCTGTTACCACTGCTTACTGTGTGTATGACCTTGTCTACTGGACTTCCCTGAACCCATCTCCTAGCTTGTAAGAGGAAAACCATAGGCCTCTGTCGGAGGGTGGTTGACTAACAGCCTCAAAGACAGGCCCTGAATCTGTGACCTGTCTTCTGTGGCGAATGAGTCTTTACAGGTCTAAGCAGGAAGGACCTTCAGGGAAGCTCTCCCTTCTATCAGACTGATAAAGATGTGTCCAGTCTCGAAGGAGGCCTGCCACAGCAGTCTCAAGCCATTGGGATAGAGCTTCTCCAGTGTCCCTGAGGGAGCAGGGACATTCTGATTTCAGCCGGGGCCTCTAGCACTGAGAGACTACCAGCTACACAATGTGTGGGAATTTCCTTCAGCCACCTTGGGATAAGGAGGTGGCATCGGTGAAGGGCGAGAGTTGAGGGCATACCAtgtgagttccttgctcctgccaTCCAGCTACCTCTAGGCATACGATGTTTGCAATTCTGCTGAGACTCTGTGGTACAACGTCTTTATCTTAGCACTTCTGAGGGCTGTGGCCTTGAGTGAATGGTCCCCGTCCCCGTGGCTTCACTGTTGGTCCAGCAGCGGAGTTAACATAGCTGCTGGCTGTCAAGACAGATGACTGCACAATGTAGATCCAGGCTCCAGCaagaatactttttatttttagaaagttaacctctgggactggagagatggccctgtggttaagagcactgattgctcttcctgaggacccaggttcaattcccagtacccacatggcagctcacaactccagttccagggcatctggcacccacacacagatatgcaggcaaaacaccaatgcacataaaatttaaaaaaaaagaaagctaacttCTTCATTTTCTAGCCAGCTACCCCTCTTTTCAGGAGAGCGGGGAGGGGAGCAGcagcaagaggaaggaaaggaagaagaagcaagTCAGCAGGAATGTTAGAAAGCCTGGCGTTTTAACAAAtgcaaaagaaggcagagtaaggttGTTAAGGCCTGTGAGTCTCCGGGACGTAGAGGCAAAAGGATtgtaagttcaaagtcatcttcagctacgtAGAAAATCACTTGGTCAAGTCTGAGCCTGTCTCTAAACAGATAAACAGGGATCCCTGAGGAAGGGCCCTGCCGTTCTTATCCAAGAGCCAAGGATCAAGACATTAGCAGCATGGACTTTGCTTAAGAACACTGTAAATAAGCCATGAGAGGCCAAGGGCTGAAGCAATTAGCTCATGAGCTATGCTCTTGTCTTTGCTCTACATTCCTAACAATATTTATGATTGATAACGTGCACTAATTACTTTAGCCACTGACGctttatattttctataaattagAGAAGGTATTTTTCTGGGGTTTCTCAGTTGTCTGTCCTCTGCTCAGGCTGAGAGTGTAACTCTGGGTCCAAAGACACAGGCTTGAACCCCATTTGGGAGCAATGTGTGGATGGCCCCGTTTTCAGTTTACCTGTAAACATGAGGGGTGTGGTGGTGGCAAACGCAAAGACCACCATGGCCAGGATGTTGAAGAACAGGCCAATCTCAGCCACCCAGGTGTCTGCCAGGCAGTACTGCAGAAGTTTTAGGCCTACCAGGCTGGTGAGGTAGGGTATGTGCTGGGCTGCCGAGCCGTAGCCAACCAGCTTGGAGTCCCAGCAGAGGGGTGTGCTCAGCTCATAGAGCGTCATGATGTCTTGGGCCCCAAAGTGCACAGTGACCACAACGAAGATAGCCAATGAGTACAGGGCTAGATGCTTCCTGGACTTCTCTGGGGCTGGGACCGCATACAACCGGACAATGGATCGGTGATGGCGGAGCGTGAAAAGCCTGGTGGACTTTGGCTCCTTCACTGTCTCACCAAAACAGAATGCTGCATACAGAGTCAAGACGATCAACAGGGCCAAAGCCAGCCAGAAGGGGTTGGCATAACCCTGGGCCCGGAGCCAATGACCTCCAAGAAGGCTTGCCAGGGTCCCAGCCACACCAATGCATGCTTCCAGCAGAGCCATTCGAAAGGTGCGACTGTGTTTAGAGCTGACGTCCGCCACAGAGGCAAAGCTAGCGGCCAGGAGGCCATTGAAGTCTCCTAGAAGGGCACAAAGGGCTCGGCCAAGCACGAAGAAGCCAACGTGCAGTTGCAGCTGCACCACAAAGATGTACACCACGACCTGGACCAGCAGGCCAAGAGAGGACAGCACCAGCAGTGGGCGGCGACCCACGCGGTCACTCCAGGCTCCCAGAAGGGTGGACCAGAAAAGTCCCACCAGGAAGCCGCCCAGGTTCATGTAGAGGGTCCAATGGGAAGTCAGGGTCTCCACTTCCTGTGAAAACAGAACCGTCACGGCGCAGGCCCTTGATTTAGTTAGCTACCATCATCAACCTGGCAGCTACAGGGTTGAGGCTTTGCTTTGGAGCCCTAAGCCTCTTGAAATGTTCGTTGAACTCTTAAAAAACGGGCCCCGGAGAGGCATTCCCTCCATCTCCGCACTTGGGTTAACCCTCCAGGCCAAGCATTCTCTGAATCCACTACCTGCACCCCAAAGCAGTCAGCACGGGAGGCCCCCTTTGCTCTAGCTCCGCCCACCATCCGCCATGTGcgtccccccccccgccatgtgCGTCCCCCCTCCCAGGGACCCCATCTTCCACAGGCCTCGACCCGTGCCGTGCTCCGCGTTCACAACCCGGTGGTCCCCGCTACCTGCATGACGGGATCCGCGCTTTGGTTCCCGCAGTTTCCCCTGTGGCGCGTGCCATTGTAGCCAAGCTCGGTGCTGAACCGGTGCCACAGGTACTGCGTGGTGAGCGGGCCTTGCAGGACCACGGCAAAGTTGGCCAGGAAGACGACGGGCTCCACGGGGCCGCGGAACAGCACGGCCGCCCCGGGCATGCTGCGGGACGAGCCCTTGGTTTTCGCGCGCCCCTCCATGCACGAACGCGGAGGGGCTGGCACCTCCGAACCAGCTGCGGGAGACCCGGTCAGTCAGCACTGTCTGCGCCGGCGCGggcctcctactcctctccctgtTAAAGTCTGGAGGGGCGGGGCATGAGATCTCAGCCTCCAAAACTTTGGCCTGGGTGCTCTCGGCTGGGTGTAGTCGTTAGAATCCTTGCTGGGTGACCTCACTCCAAACAGCGCAAAGATACCGCCTTGCTGTAGCCCTCCCTCCTGGACCTAAGAACACTCAAAAGAATAATTAGAGTATCAATAATTAACATTTATCGAGCATTCACTTTATGCTGGGGCCAGAAATTCTGAGTGTATTATCTATCTCGCGGCAACCTTATAAACAAGCCATTTATTGGTCCGAATTCAGAGATGTGGAAGTCAGGTCAATGGGTACGCAGGGCTAGAACGCTGTGGCCTCTACAGCGCTGCCTAGGGGCATCTGTACAAGGATGGCTGGAGCCTGCTGGCTCGCGCTGAAGCACTTGGCCTGGATGAAAAGCTGCGTGGAGGCGGGACCggttggcacatgcttttaatccctgcacactagaaacagaggcaggtggatctctgtgattttttttttttaagatttttgaatcagggtttctctgtgacttttggagcctgccctggaactagctcttgtagaccaggcctcgaactcacagagatcctgcctctgcctcccgagtgctaggatctctgtgatttttgagGCCTGTTTGGTCTACAcagataattacagaccaatcaaGGCTTTATAGTGAGATCTTATCTTGAAAAAGAACAAGATCTGGTACCTTAAAAGTGCCATtactatttatatatactttcagaccaggctagcctcaaactcatagagattctcctgccttaggctcctaggtactgggattaaaggcacgcccTCTTGCTGTTATACTCAATAGTTATGGCTATTAATGACTGGTAGGTTGTCCCTTGCCTCTGCTCCCACCCTAGGAGCCTTTCCTGGTTCTGCAGTTCccttagagagcagagcagagaccaGATGAGTGAGGCATCATTGAGGCTCCATGGTTGATGCTCCTAGGTATGGTCCTGAGCTTTTGTGTGCTCCAGGTTATAGGAACTGGGCCAGGAAGCAGACGCCTGCACTGTTGCTGAGCAACGCCGACTTCCTGCCTGTTGGGGCTTTTATGTTACTGCCTGAGAAAGGAATTCACAGTAACAGccctcctccatttcttcatTCATCTCGCGCCCTAACTGATGGCCGTGGAGGTCAGAACACAACATCGAAGGAAACAGACAaagcctcccccacctccccacccccaatttgACAGCTTCTAGATTGAGGGCGAGAGACAGAGACCGGACTGAGTAATCAGTGTAGAGTCCAAACATGACAGACACTTTAAAGAGTAGGAATATGGGCTCCTAGTGCTCATGTGGGGACCTGGGAGCAGAGTCACCAAAGTCCCCAAGAACTCCTGTGTGTCCCCTGAAGGGCCCTGATTCTTGGGGTGGAGAGTGGTTCCATCTCTGCCTGGGCTGACCAGTGACTGTCATCTTTGAGGCAGTAAAAGTCTGAGGCTCAGAATAAGTGGATGTCAAGTAACCCTCACATGGGCTTCTAGAGAAAGAGAATTCTACTTCAAATAACCAGGCTACTGTGCACATCCGTCCATCACTCCCCTCTATCCCCGCCCATACAGAGCACAGGAGAGACTGGCTAaaactgtggttctcaacctgtgggtcaggacccCACAGGGATCtcataacagatatttacattacgattcataacagtagcaaaattactcttatgaagtaacaacgaaaataattctttgtttgggggtcaccacaactcaaactgtatt
The Microtus pennsylvanicus isolate mMicPen1 chromosome 11, mMicPen1.hap1, whole genome shotgun sequence genome window above contains:
- the Slc46a1 gene encoding proton-coupled folate transporter isoform X2, whose product is MEGRAKTKGSSRSMPGAAVLFRGPVEPVVFLANFAVVLQGPLTTQYLWHRFSTELGYNGTRHRGNCGNQSADPVMQEVETLTSHWTLYMNLGGFLVGLFWSTLLGAWSDRVGRRPLLVLSSLGLLVQVVVYIFVVQLQLHVGFFVLGRALCALLGDFNGLLAASFASVADVSSKHSRTFRMALLEACIGVAGTLASLLGGHWLRAQGYANPFWLALALLIVLTLYAAFCFGETVKEPKSTRLFTLRHHRSIVRLYAVPAPEKSRKHLALYSLAIFVVVTVHFGAQDIMTLYELSTPLCWDSKLVGYGSAAQHIPYLTSLVGLKLLQYCLADTWVAEIGLFFNILAMVVFAFATTTPLMFTGALFSAVACVNSLAMLVASSVFNSLYPATLNFMKGFPFLLGAGLLFIPAILIGVLEKAIPHPEFQQFPQSS
- the Slc46a1 gene encoding proton-coupled folate transporter isoform X1, coding for MEGRAKTKGSSRSMPGAAVLFRGPVEPVVFLANFAVVLQGPLTTQYLWHRFSTELGYNGTRHRGNCGNQSADPVMQEVETLTSHWTLYMNLGGFLVGLFWSTLLGAWSDRVGRRPLLVLSSLGLLVQVVVYIFVVQLQLHVGFFVLGRALCALLGDFNGLLAASFASVADVSSKHSRTFRMALLEACIGVAGTLASLLGGHWLRAQGYANPFWLALALLIVLTLYAAFCFGETVKEPKSTRLFTLRHHRSIVRLYAVPAPEKSRKHLALYSLAIFVVVTVHFGAQDIMTLYELSTPLCWDSKLVGYGSAAQHIPYLTSLVGLKLLQYCLADTWVAEIGLFFNILAMVVFAFATTTPLMFTGYGLLFLSLMITPVIRAKLSKLVSESEHGALFSAVACVNSLAMLVASSVFNSLYPATLNFMKGFPFLLGAGLLFIPAILIGVLEKAIPHPEFQQFPQSS